A part of Citrifermentans bremense genomic DNA contains:
- a CDS encoding DUF3426 domain-containing protein — translation MILQCDQCNTKFRLDDSKLKPGGVKVRCSKCRHVFVAGAEQKQEESEFDALLSGLGAPAAAAAPEAPAPAAGEAGNELAALEVGAKLKQEAEAGGFDLGDLDFASEAGAESPAQTQDTFVPEKAAAAAGGGLDFGDLSFDSGTAAEGPTAPAAPAEFGEFGDFEFNDETAAAPAKEEAAGGDLDFGEVSFAEEPASAKKEQASSAAADAFDFGEFSFDEETPLVKENTPAAPAAADAFDFGEFSFDDSASAAKEEPQAPAAAESLDFGEFSFDETPGAVKEEAAETAAPSHDFGDFSFEEQAPALEEGKGAAAAESTLDFGDFSFEEEAALPQQQTPASVATPGFGELSFQEEALAEEKPAVAAATMDFGELSFEETAAPVAPQHPSAAEADEEFSFGELSFDEDAEPEPAPKPAAAPLAGAALAGVAGSAAVGQAKAATTSAPAAVPGQAPKAAASPLDFSFGEAPPDVAPDEFPEDELPPLSIISRRKGRSAFTIAIVAISVIVVLALSAAGLYVLQSGPAALQKLDKMGIGFVAKWFGMEVPEEGRITIRNPQASFYQNPQAGELFVVTGEAVNSFRKSRASIQVRVSLYDKSGKMLMQKTAYCGNRLSKEQLTTLPLDKLESIMNNQFGDSLSNLGVKPGQPIGFVVAIANVPKEAADFGVEVVGSTVAAAQ, via the coding sequence ATGATTCTCCAATGTGATCAATGCAACACCAAGTTCCGCCTGGACGACTCCAAGCTCAAGCCGGGTGGAGTGAAGGTACGTTGCTCCAAGTGTCGCCATGTCTTTGTGGCTGGCGCCGAGCAAAAGCAGGAGGAATCGGAGTTCGATGCCCTGCTCTCGGGGCTGGGCGCTCCCGCCGCTGCCGCCGCTCCGGAGGCGCCGGCTCCTGCAGCAGGAGAGGCTGGAAACGAACTCGCTGCACTGGAGGTTGGTGCCAAACTTAAGCAGGAAGCTGAGGCTGGTGGCTTTGACTTAGGCGATTTAGATTTCGCTTCCGAGGCGGGCGCAGAATCTCCTGCCCAGACGCAAGACACGTTTGTGCCCGAGAAAGCTGCAGCCGCCGCGGGCGGCGGTCTCGATTTTGGTGATCTCAGTTTCGACAGTGGGACTGCTGCTGAAGGGCCTACTGCGCCAGCCGCGCCGGCAGAGTTCGGGGAGTTCGGGGACTTCGAGTTCAATGATGAAACTGCAGCTGCTCCGGCAAAAGAGGAGGCTGCGGGCGGTGACCTGGACTTCGGCGAGGTGAGTTTCGCTGAGGAACCTGCGTCGGCCAAAAAAGAACAGGCATCGTCTGCCGCGGCAGATGCCTTTGATTTCGGAGAATTTTCCTTCGACGAGGAGACGCCACTTGTCAAGGAGAATACCCCGGCTGCACCCGCAGCAGCGGATGCGTTCGACTTCGGCGAGTTCTCCTTCGACGATTCGGCCTCTGCCGCCAAGGAAGAACCCCAGGCTCCTGCAGCGGCGGAATCGCTAGACTTCGGCGAGTTCTCTTTTGATGAGACACCCGGCGCCGTCAAAGAAGAAGCAGCGGAAACCGCTGCGCCCTCGCATGATTTCGGAGACTTCTCCTTTGAGGAGCAGGCCCCCGCCCTTGAGGAAGGAAAAGGCGCTGCCGCTGCGGAAAGCACACTCGACTTCGGCGACTTCTCCTTCGAAGAGGAAGCCGCTTTGCCGCAGCAACAGACGCCGGCATCTGTTGCCACTCCCGGCTTCGGCGAATTGTCGTTTCAAGAGGAAGCCCTCGCCGAAGAAAAGCCTGCAGTTGCTGCCGCCACCATGGATTTCGGCGAACTATCCTTCGAGGAAACCGCGGCCCCGGTTGCACCCCAGCACCCTTCCGCTGCAGAGGCGGATGAGGAATTCAGCTTCGGCGAACTCTCCTTCGATGAAGACGCTGAGCCCGAACCCGCTCCCAAGCCGGCAGCCGCTCCTCTAGCCGGAGCTGCATTGGCGGGTGTCGCCGGTTCAGCCGCCGTCGGGCAGGCAAAAGCTGCGACAACTTCCGCTCCCGCAGCAGTCCCGGGACAAGCCCCAAAGGCGGCTGCTTCGCCGCTTGACTTCAGCTTTGGTGAGGCCCCCCCCGATGTGGCGCCCGATGAGTTTCCTGAGGATGAGCTCCCTCCGCTCTCCATCATTTCACGCCGTAAAGGGCGCTCCGCGTTCACCATCGCGATCGTCGCCATCTCGGTCATCGTGGTGCTGGCCTTGAGTGCTGCCGGTCTTTACGTGCTGCAAAGCGGCCCCGCCGCGCTTCAGAAACTGGACAAGATGGGAATCGGATTCGTGGCTAAGTGGTTCGGTATGGAGGTCCCCGAGGAAGGGCGAATCACCATCAGGAACCCGCAGGCATCCTTCTACCAGAACCCACAGGCTGGGGAGCTGTTCGTTGTGACCGGCGAGGCAGTCAATTCCTTCCGCAAGTCAAGAGCCTCGATACAGGTACGGGTGAGCCTTTATGACAAAAGCGGCAAGATGCTGATGCAGAAAACTGCGTACTGCGGCAACAGGCTTTCTAAGGAGCAACTGACGACGCTTCCTTTGGATAAGCTCGAGTCGATCATGAACAACCAGTTCGGTGATTCCCTCTCCAATCTCGGCGTCAAGCCGGGACAGCCCATCGGGTTCGTGGTGGCTATCGCCAACGTACCCAAGGAAGCTGCGGATTTCGGGGTCGAGGTGGTGGGTTCTACGGTGGCCGCCGCTCAGTAA
- a CDS encoding DUF1573 domain-containing protein, with product MKKHLTKISLLPSLLLIANVAWAAPELFVEQGTYRFGTVAQGKKVQHSFKIKNSGDAPLQIKKIEVSCGCTAAKPSTSVIQPGKGAEIDVVFDSTEFGGKVVKSVTMITNAGKTPSYTFNLEGTVSEELQVTPRQLSLGPVTPGVAKLVTINVTNNGNNSIRLIAVNVNSNTLQIKSTIGKRELKPGETGQVNLSIQGRSESKILSGYVHIVTSSARKKEITVPVYGTLAK from the coding sequence ATGAAAAAACACCTCACTAAAATATCGCTCCTGCCGAGCCTGCTTCTGATCGCCAATGTGGCCTGGGCAGCCCCGGAACTTTTTGTGGAACAGGGAACCTACAGATTCGGCACCGTCGCGCAAGGCAAGAAGGTACAGCATAGCTTCAAAATCAAAAACAGCGGCGACGCCCCGCTGCAGATAAAGAAGATCGAGGTCTCCTGCGGTTGCACCGCGGCCAAACCCTCCACTTCCGTCATTCAGCCTGGAAAGGGTGCGGAGATAGACGTCGTTTTCGACTCGACCGAATTCGGTGGCAAGGTAGTCAAGAGCGTCACCATGATCACCAATGCCGGCAAGACCCCCTCCTACACCTTCAACCTGGAGGGAACCGTATCCGAAGAGCTTCAGGTAACGCCGCGACAGTTGAGCCTGGGACCGGTGACGCCGGGCGTTGCGAAACTCGTCACCATCAATGTCACCAATAACGGGAATAACAGCATCAGGCTCATCGCCGTCAACGTGAATTCCAACACGCTGCAGATAAAGTCAACCATCGGGAAGAGAGAGTTGAAGCCGGGGGAAACAGGCCAAGTGAATTTGAGCATTCAGGGACGGTCGGAATCGAAGATACTGAGCGGGTACGTGCACATCGTGACCAGCAGTGCCAGAAAAAAAGAGATCACCGTTCCGGTTTATGGCACATTGGCCAAGTAA
- a CDS encoding ASKHA domain-containing protein: MVTVLFLPEGTSVRVAAGTTILEAARAAGITIDSPCNGAVVCGKCAVTLPPQDLERVVEKGAHQLSPEERGRGQVLACAAEVHGDIAVLVAEGQSLRDLKIASQGESATVQLAPHITKEYMPERGVTRVYGGGYLLSEEDGDTAKESFGVVVDIGTTTLVVSLVDLAKGSELAAASALNPQSRHAQDVLSRIKIGSEPRGLEKLRSGVIGEINRLIDQVASAAEIGRNRVYEVIFSGNTCMLHLAAGVDPASLGKYPYLSTLACAAWIPAAGTGIDIAPEGLIYLPPIISGYIGADITAGLQAVRLHESEETVLFVDIGTNGEMALCRNGKIWATSTAAGPAFEGMNIRYGMRAGEGAIERCSVSADGSLELRTIAGTEAVGICGSGLMDIVAELVAHKVIGRNGKFVEPDHPALSPKLAERLVERDGRPVFLLTDNVWLSQKDVRQVQLAKGAIRAGVEFLLREAAVPASELKQVLIAGSFGFHLTAESLTTIGLLPAATAGRIRFVGNTAKSGGEAFLLNHEVRREMSELVEQVQVVELANCTDFDRVFVEALSF, translated from the coding sequence ATGGTGACGGTTCTATTTCTCCCGGAGGGGACCTCGGTGCGTGTCGCTGCAGGCACGACCATTCTGGAGGCCGCGCGCGCAGCCGGGATCACCATCGACTCCCCCTGCAACGGTGCGGTCGTCTGCGGCAAGTGCGCGGTGACGCTTCCGCCGCAGGACCTGGAAAGGGTAGTCGAGAAGGGAGCGCACCAACTGTCGCCGGAGGAGCGCGGGCGCGGACAAGTGCTGGCCTGCGCGGCAGAGGTGCATGGCGACATCGCGGTCCTGGTTGCCGAGGGGCAGTCGCTTAGGGACCTCAAGATCGCGAGCCAGGGGGAGTCCGCCACCGTCCAGCTCGCCCCTCACATAACCAAGGAATACATGCCGGAGCGCGGCGTGACCCGGGTCTACGGGGGTGGATACCTCCTCTCGGAGGAGGATGGGGACACGGCAAAGGAGAGCTTCGGGGTGGTGGTGGACATCGGCACCACGACGCTGGTGGTTTCCCTGGTCGATCTCGCCAAGGGATCGGAACTCGCCGCGGCCTCCGCACTCAACCCGCAGAGCCGACACGCGCAGGACGTACTGTCGCGCATCAAGATCGGCTCGGAACCACGCGGACTGGAGAAGCTGAGAAGCGGGGTCATCGGCGAGATAAACCGGCTCATCGACCAAGTGGCCAGCGCTGCAGAGATCGGGAGGAACCGGGTCTACGAGGTGATCTTCAGCGGCAACACCTGCATGCTGCATTTGGCCGCAGGGGTGGATCCCGCTTCACTGGGGAAATACCCCTACCTCTCGACGCTCGCCTGTGCCGCCTGGATACCTGCGGCAGGGACCGGAATCGACATCGCGCCGGAGGGACTGATCTACCTCCCGCCGATCATCTCCGGCTACATCGGTGCCGACATCACGGCGGGGCTGCAGGCGGTAAGGCTGCACGAGAGTGAGGAGACCGTCCTCTTCGTCGACATCGGCACCAACGGCGAGATGGCGCTTTGCCGGAACGGGAAGATCTGGGCTACCTCTACCGCGGCGGGGCCGGCCTTCGAGGGGATGAACATACGCTACGGGATGAGGGCGGGGGAGGGGGCGATCGAGCGCTGCAGCGTGAGCGCCGACGGTTCCCTGGAGCTCAGGACCATCGCCGGCACCGAGGCCGTCGGCATCTGCGGCTCCGGGCTTATGGACATAGTCGCCGAGTTGGTCGCCCACAAGGTGATCGGCAGGAACGGCAAATTCGTCGAACCCGATCACCCGGCCCTGTCCCCCAAGCTGGCGGAACGCCTGGTGGAACGTGACGGCAGGCCCGTGTTCCTCCTCACTGACAACGTCTGGTTGAGCCAGAAAGATGTGCGCCAGGTGCAGCTCGCCAAGGGGGCGATACGGGCGGGGGTGGAATTCCTGCTGCGGGAGGCGGCTGTCCCTGCCTCGGAACTCAAGCAGGTGCTCATAGCAGGCTCGTTCGGCTTTCACCTGACGGCTGAGAGCCTCACCACCATAGGGCTCCTCCCCGCGGCCACCGCCGGACGGATACGGTTCGTCGGCAACACCGCCAAAAGCGGAGGGGAGGCTTTCCTGCTGAACCACGAGGTCCGGCGCGAGATGAGCGAACTGGTCGAGCAGGTGCAGGTCGTTGAGTTGGCCAATTGCACCGATTTCGACAGGGTCTTCGTCGAGGCGCTTTCGTTCTAG
- a CDS encoding uroporphyrinogen decarboxylase family protein, protein MSLSPKQRLLDTLARKRVDRPPVICTGGMMNAAIVDVMNRTGHTLPEGHFRSDLMAELATDVKHDTGFENFGIPFCMTVEAEVLGSDIDFGTLACEPKIAREPFASNAEVEFRSVTKMLDAGRIRQVAEAGALLSCKNPDVPVIGSITGPVSTAASIVDPMTFLKELHKKREDSHRVLDYVSDFLIAFARLLVDGGATAICIGDPTATGEILGPRLFQDYAVTYLNKVIDGIHAAGVPVLVHICGEMKAVKPSIPKLHCDAISTDALVNLKLLKQEYPQLTTMGNLSTFLLELGEPEKVSRQTASLVRDGIDIISPACGLSTSSSIHNIQAMTQTVKEGGAAW, encoded by the coding sequence ATGAGCCTCAGCCCTAAACAACGGCTGCTCGACACACTGGCCCGGAAGAGGGTCGACCGTCCGCCGGTCATCTGCACCGGGGGGATGATGAACGCGGCCATCGTGGACGTGATGAACCGCACCGGCCACACACTCCCGGAAGGGCACTTCCGCTCGGACCTGATGGCCGAACTGGCCACGGACGTTAAGCACGATACCGGCTTTGAAAACTTCGGCATCCCGTTCTGTATGACTGTGGAGGCCGAGGTGCTCGGAAGCGACATCGACTTCGGCACCCTCGCCTGCGAACCGAAGATCGCCCGGGAACCCTTCGCGTCTAACGCGGAGGTAGAGTTCCGCAGCGTCACCAAGATGCTCGACGCAGGGCGCATCCGGCAGGTGGCAGAGGCGGGCGCGCTTCTGAGCTGCAAGAACCCCGACGTCCCGGTCATCGGCAGCATCACCGGGCCGGTCAGCACCGCCGCGTCCATAGTCGATCCGATGACCTTCCTGAAGGAGCTGCACAAAAAGCGGGAGGATTCCCACCGCGTGCTAGATTATGTGAGCGATTTCCTGATCGCGTTCGCCCGGCTTTTGGTCGACGGCGGAGCAACCGCCATCTGCATCGGCGACCCCACCGCCACAGGAGAGATCCTCGGCCCGCGCCTGTTCCAGGATTACGCGGTCACCTACTTGAACAAAGTCATCGACGGGATCCACGCCGCCGGCGTCCCGGTGCTGGTGCACATCTGCGGCGAGATGAAGGCGGTGAAGCCTTCCATCCCCAAGCTGCACTGCGACGCCATCAGCACCGACGCTTTGGTGAACCTGAAGCTCCTAAAGCAGGAATACCCGCAACTCACCACCATGGGCAACCTGAGCACTTTCCTTCTGGAGCTGGGGGAGCCGGAAAAGGTGTCGCGCCAGACTGCGAGCCTCGTGCGCGACGGAATCGACATCATCTCTCCCGCCTGCGGCCTGAGCACCTCGTCTTCGATTCACAACATTCAGGCGATGACCCAGACGGTGAAGGAAGGAGGCGCGGCATGGTGA
- a CDS encoding uroporphyrinogen decarboxylase family protein, with protein MRRDTMTPLERLAAYGAGAPVDRLPCVPIVGNTAARVIGVKVGEFRGNGELIAKAQVSAYRLFGYDIIRIFTDLYTQAEAMGAKVSYPEDETAFLAAPAISDMAELDRLAPADPNRDGYLPQHLEAMRRAVDAVGNEVAVTGAVTCPFTNASFLVGADRLARLMMRSPESVHRLCEISLQTNLAYAGAIIDAGCTPSLTDAMSSMSVISPRQFREFSLPYLKRLIDYIHGRGKGVTLHICGKTSGIWKDMVEAGADCLSIDNDADLSEARTAVGDRVRLMGNVHPSEVMLQGTPEAVRRATLSCITQAKDNPKGFIVASGCSLPTETPFANIHAMLDTVRAFAP; from the coding sequence ATGCGACGCGACACGATGACACCGCTTGAGCGTCTCGCGGCCTACGGCGCCGGTGCCCCTGTCGATCGTCTCCCCTGCGTCCCGATCGTGGGTAACACGGCGGCGCGGGTGATCGGCGTCAAGGTGGGGGAATTCCGCGGCAACGGCGAATTGATCGCCAAGGCGCAGGTCTCGGCCTACAGGCTGTTCGGCTACGACATCATAAGGATCTTCACCGACCTCTACACTCAGGCCGAGGCGATGGGAGCCAAGGTGAGCTACCCCGAGGACGAAACCGCATTCCTCGCCGCCCCGGCCATAAGCGACATGGCCGAACTGGACCGGCTCGCGCCTGCCGACCCCAACCGCGACGGCTACCTGCCGCAGCACCTGGAGGCGATGCGGCGCGCGGTGGACGCCGTCGGGAACGAGGTTGCGGTAACAGGTGCGGTCACCTGCCCCTTCACCAATGCGTCGTTCCTGGTGGGGGCGGACAGGCTCGCGCGTCTCATGATGCGCTCGCCGGAGTCGGTGCATCGCCTGTGCGAGATATCGCTTCAGACCAATCTCGCCTATGCCGGCGCCATCATCGATGCCGGCTGCACCCCGAGCCTCACCGACGCCATGTCGTCCATGTCAGTCATCAGTCCCCGCCAGTTCCGGGAGTTCTCCTTACCCTACCTGAAGCGGCTCATCGACTACATCCACGGTCGCGGCAAGGGGGTCACCCTGCACATTTGCGGCAAGACCTCCGGCATCTGGAAGGACATGGTCGAGGCCGGCGCCGACTGTCTCAGCATCGACAACGACGCCGACCTGTCCGAGGCGCGCACTGCCGTGGGCGACCGGGTGCGCCTGATGGGGAACGTGCACCCCTCCGAGGTCATGCTGCAGGGGACCCCCGAGGCGGTGCGCCGGGCAACCCTATCCTGCATCACCCAGGCGAAGGACAACCCGAAGGGATTCATCGTCGCCTCCGGCTGCAGCCTCCCCACCGAAACCCCCTTTGCCAACATCCACGCCATGCTGGACACGGTAAGGGCCTTCGCGCCTTGA
- a CDS encoding corrinoid protein, translated as MGEIEKELFKRLSDAVVDMDEEEAVAAAHEVVDREVNAYQAIEQGLSAGMERAGELFDEEEYFIPELLMCSDAMYAGVDVLKPHLRADGAAEKHKVVIGVVEGDTHDIGKNLVKIMLETSGFEVTDLGRDIPPARFVATAKEIGANIIALSTLMTTTMDGMGAVVRQLKEEGIRDRFKVIVGGGPISQGFADRIGADGYAVNAADAIRLAKSLVGSTSSAA; from the coding sequence ATGGGTGAAATCGAGAAGGAGCTCTTCAAAAGGCTCTCGGATGCCGTCGTAGATATGGACGAGGAAGAGGCGGTCGCCGCCGCCCATGAAGTGGTCGACCGCGAGGTGAATGCCTACCAGGCTATCGAGCAGGGGCTTTCAGCCGGGATGGAGCGGGCGGGGGAGCTCTTCGACGAGGAGGAGTACTTCATACCCGAGCTCCTCATGTGCTCCGATGCCATGTATGCAGGGGTGGACGTGCTGAAGCCGCACCTGCGCGCGGACGGCGCCGCGGAGAAGCACAAGGTGGTGATCGGCGTGGTCGAGGGGGACACCCACGATATCGGCAAAAACCTGGTGAAGATCATGCTGGAGACCTCCGGCTTCGAGGTGACCGACTTGGGTCGCGACATCCCGCCGGCCAGGTTCGTGGCGACGGCGAAGGAAATCGGTGCCAACATCATCGCCCTCTCCACCCTGATGACCACCACCATGGACGGCATGGGGGCCGTGGTGCGGCAGCTGAAAGAAGAGGGAATCCGGGACCGCTTCAAGGTCATCGTGGGGGGCGGCCCCATCTCGCAGGGCTTTGCCGACCGCATCGGCGCCGACGGCTACGCGGTGAACGCCGCTGACGCCATACGCCTGGCCAAATCGCTCGTCGGCAGCACATCGTCGGCGGCCTGA
- a CDS encoding nitrogenase component 1 — MSENFVERARYLCSLGGAAATVTALPGGVPILHSASGCAGNFAWTQNGGSGLQVGGYCGSLTVPSSNIGETEVVFGGEERLREQIASTLKVMHGGLYVVVTGCVPEVIGDDIFAVVNDFRSEGVSIIGAATGGFRGDSYWGYDLVLQALVKDYLAKGIEKAKGRVNLWGVVPYMDPFWRGNLEGARRLLELIGLEVNSFFTPADTLEGIQAAASAELNIVASDLYGQGAARLFEEKHGTPFVTAPLPIGVSASEEFLRQVGAALSLDEGLVERVIAREKKEYYQILDPLTDCYNDLDLQRYAVVVGDANYAVALTRFLADDLGWLPALTVVTDRVQESEQSAIAGRVGQLASGFATNVVFESDGSQVLGHLNRVWPQPAGQKYYNSFSPAFVVGSSLERELALQIGAPHLSVSFPVANRAVLDRGYTGFRGGLRLAEDLFGAIVVNR; from the coding sequence ATGAGTGAGAATTTCGTAGAAAGGGCACGCTATCTCTGCTCACTGGGAGGGGCGGCCGCAACGGTCACCGCGCTGCCGGGGGGAGTCCCCATCCTCCATTCCGCCTCGGGGTGCGCCGGCAACTTCGCCTGGACCCAGAACGGCGGCAGCGGGCTGCAGGTGGGAGGGTACTGCGGCTCCCTCACTGTGCCGAGCTCCAACATCGGTGAGACCGAAGTCGTCTTCGGCGGCGAGGAGCGTCTGCGCGAGCAGATCGCCTCGACGCTCAAGGTGATGCACGGCGGGCTGTACGTCGTTGTCACCGGCTGCGTCCCCGAGGTGATCGGCGACGACATCTTCGCCGTGGTGAACGATTTTCGCAGCGAAGGGGTTTCAATCATCGGGGCCGCCACCGGCGGCTTCCGCGGCGATTCCTACTGGGGGTACGACCTGGTGCTCCAGGCGCTGGTCAAGGACTACCTGGCCAAGGGAATCGAGAAGGCGAAGGGGAGGGTGAACCTCTGGGGTGTGGTGCCGTACATGGATCCCTTCTGGCGTGGGAACCTGGAGGGTGCCCGGCGCCTGCTGGAGCTGATCGGCCTGGAGGTGAACTCCTTCTTCACCCCCGCCGACACGCTGGAGGGGATTCAAGCCGCCGCCTCGGCGGAGCTGAACATCGTCGCCTCCGACCTCTATGGGCAGGGCGCCGCCCGGCTCTTCGAAGAGAAGCACGGCACCCCTTTCGTCACCGCGCCGCTTCCCATCGGAGTCTCGGCGTCGGAAGAGTTCCTGCGCCAGGTGGGGGCAGCGCTTTCGCTCGATGAGGGCCTCGTGGAGCGGGTGATCGCGCGTGAGAAGAAGGAGTATTACCAAATCCTTGATCCGCTCACCGACTGCTACAACGACCTTGACCTGCAGCGCTATGCCGTCGTGGTAGGCGACGCCAACTACGCCGTGGCGCTGACCCGGTTCCTGGCTGATGACTTGGGCTGGCTACCCGCGCTCACCGTGGTGACCGACCGGGTCCAGGAGAGCGAGCAGTCTGCGATCGCAGGGCGCGTGGGGCAGCTTGCCAGCGGCTTTGCCACCAACGTTGTCTTCGAATCGGATGGCTCCCAGGTGCTGGGGCACCTGAACCGGGTCTGGCCGCAACCCGCCGGGCAGAAATACTACAACTCCTTCAGCCCCGCCTTCGTCGTGGGTAGCTCCCTTGAGCGCGAGCTGGCGCTGCAGATCGGCGCGCCGCATCTCTCGGTTTCCTTCCCCGTCGCCAATCGCGCCGTGCTCGACCGCGGCTACACAGGGTTCCGCGGAGGGTTGAGGCTTGCCGAGGACCTCTTCGGCGCGATCGTCGTCAACAGGTAA
- a CDS encoding nitrogenase component 1, with protein sequence MSYFDNKVPPKREDRLKAVIAHNDSICGLALKARGGKGCLIDDGDRGFTQGTICLLLPALAMLNSLPDNVVLLHSALGCGSCTHSQNANVRMGSNARWGKAKDGVWLSTALDETDVISGGEDKLARAIIEADRRYRPASITIVAGCVPGIIGDDIDGVAQRLQPQVSAKLLPVHCEGFKTKIWATAYDAVYHTIGRNLLEEKGVTDYAPQDEFEVLREQERLAKTVNLMNVSSMGRVDEQELERLLESLGLEVNVFPVFAHPDSFVKATRAALSISTCPTHDDYFLGYLEERFGVPSIIKHMPIGIENTSLWIRDVARVFGFEEQAERLIASEEAELKASLEEFRPLFEGQKVFVSAGEFRALATARLLQEIGLEVVGIRSFHHDHFAEVEYDKLAREAKSDYVVDIANVQPFEEANLLNRLKPDLFLGHANGNMTAAKLGIPTHVIYNTGLAYIGYRGVYEIARRLHRQLSNPAYNRNLAENLKLPYRDSWYQAEPFSYLNTRGRSVNE encoded by the coding sequence ATGAGTTATTTCGACAACAAGGTCCCGCCCAAGCGCGAGGACCGTCTCAAAGCCGTGATCGCCCACAACGACAGCATCTGCGGGCTGGCCCTGAAGGCCAGGGGGGGCAAGGGCTGCCTGATCGACGACGGCGACCGCGGCTTCACCCAGGGGACCATCTGCCTGCTCCTTCCCGCCCTCGCCATGCTCAACTCGCTCCCGGACAACGTGGTCCTCTTGCATAGCGCGCTTGGCTGCGGCTCCTGCACCCACTCGCAAAACGCCAACGTCCGCATGGGAAGCAACGCGCGCTGGGGCAAGGCCAAGGACGGCGTCTGGCTCTCCACCGCTCTCGACGAAACCGACGTCATCAGCGGCGGCGAGGACAAGCTGGCCCGCGCCATCATCGAGGCGGACCGGCGCTACCGCCCGGCCAGCATCACCATCGTGGCGGGGTGCGTCCCCGGGATCATCGGCGACGACATCGACGGCGTGGCGCAGCGGTTGCAGCCGCAGGTGAGCGCCAAGCTGCTGCCGGTGCACTGCGAGGGGTTCAAGACCAAGATCTGGGCCACCGCCTACGACGCGGTCTACCACACCATCGGCCGCAATCTCCTGGAGGAGAAAGGGGTGACCGATTACGCGCCGCAGGACGAGTTCGAGGTGTTGAGGGAGCAGGAGCGCCTGGCTAAGACCGTCAACCTGATGAACGTCTCCTCCATGGGGCGGGTGGACGAGCAGGAGCTGGAGCGGCTTCTGGAGAGCCTCGGGCTGGAGGTGAACGTCTTCCCGGTCTTCGCCCATCCCGACTCCTTCGTCAAGGCGACCCGGGCCGCGCTCTCCATCAGCACCTGCCCGACCCACGACGACTACTTCCTGGGGTATCTGGAGGAGCGCTTCGGCGTCCCCTCCATCATAAAGCACATGCCCATCGGCATCGAGAACACGAGCCTGTGGATCCGCGACGTCGCCAGGGTTTTCGGTTTCGAGGAGCAGGCCGAGCGCCTGATCGCCTCCGAGGAGGCGGAGCTTAAAGCGTCGCTTGAGGAGTTCCGGCCGCTCTTCGAGGGGCAGAAGGTCTTCGTCAGCGCCGGCGAGTTCCGGGCGCTGGCGACTGCGCGACTGCTCCAGGAGATCGGTCTGGAGGTGGTAGGGATCCGCTCCTTCCACCACGACCACTTCGCCGAGGTGGAATACGACAAGCTGGCCCGAGAGGCCAAAAGCGACTACGTGGTCGACATCGCCAACGTGCAGCCCTTCGAGGAGGCGAACCTTTTGAACCGCCTGAAGCCGGATCTCTTTCTGGGGCACGCCAACGGCAATATGACTGCGGCAAAACTGGGGATACCCACCCACGTCATCTATAACACCGGGCTTGCCTACATCGGCTACCGGGGCGTCTACGAGATAGCGCGCCGCCTGCACCGCCAGCTCTCCAACCCGGCCTACAACCGGAACCTGGCGGAGAACCTGAAGCTTCCCTACCGCGACTCCTGGTACCAGGCCGAGCCGTTTTCCTATCTCAACACCCGCGGGAGGAGCGTCAATGAGTGA